A window of Hevea brasiliensis isolate MT/VB/25A 57/8 unplaced genomic scaffold, ASM3005281v1 Scaf7, whole genome shotgun sequence genomic DNA:
TAAAATTCAAGAATCAAAAgaaacatatttaaaaaaatttcggaAGATGATGTTTGAAGAAGCAATCAGGAAGACAAAAAGCAAATCATGGAAGGACATCCAGAAACAACATTTACTATGTAAGAATATCAGAGGTTTCATAAGTATCCTTTACAAATGGTAAAGGATTTTCCTAATACAATCTTCTTCTCTATTAGTATTTACAATAATAACAattaactttcaatttcaaactaATTCAATTTCTACTCAGAGGATGAGATATTGACGATCATCATTGACTTGTAAGGTATATGAATAATTAAGcagtcaaaattattatttcatcTTCACACAGACAAGAGACAGGAATTAATTCTCCATTTGAATCTCTTCTGAGCAACTACACTACACTCTGCTGCTCTCTGTCTCTCTCAAAATTTGGGAGAAATTAGGTTCAAACAGCAGGTATTTCTTCTTTCTCACCCTCAACTGCCTCTAGTTTTTGCATGCTTTTGTTCTTTTGAATATTTTTTATTCATGGACATCTACTTTCTGTTTAATCTTATCTAATCAAGTTATCAACTTAAATCCAAACAAATTTATTGCTTATTTTatttaaatcttttaattttaaacaattaaatcaaaattaaaaaaaaatttattaaacacTCAATTTGAATTTGGTAAATTGCAATTTAGTTTCTAAAGTTGGTGAACcttacaatttagtccctatatttcCAAACCAATTAATTTAGTCATCGAGATTTGACAAAACTTACAGTTTAATCCTTTGATTATTTAAACTTTGTATTTAAatagtataataaatatattattcttcttaaaattaattatttttatgttaaaaattttcaaaaattattttagaatttttcttaaatttttcaatacatgttatttagattttaatcaatgaatttttgatttcttaaaaaaaaataaaaaaatcttccactaaaaaaatttttcaatacaTGCAAATATTCATTGAAATTTCTGAGGGGTCCATCTTCATGACTACTTGGAGGATAAGGCATTGACGATCATCATTGACTTGTAAAGTATATGAATAGTTTTCAATACATGCAAATATTCATTGAAATTTCTGAGGGGTCCATCTTCATGACTACTTGGAGGATAAGGCATTGACGATCATCATTGACTTGTTAAGTATATGAATAAgcaatcaaaattattatttcatcTTCACACAGACAAGAGAGAGGAAGGGGAAAAAATAATCTTGTTAATTCTCCATTTGAATCTCTTAGCTGGGCAACAACATTCTGCTGCTCTCTGTCTCTCTCAAGGATTAGAAAAGATTTGGGAGAAATTAATTAGGTGCAAGCTGCAGGTATTTCTTCCTTGTCACCCTCAACTGATTCTGGTTTTTGCATTCTTTAATTTgttcaattgaatttttttattcatgGACATCAGCTTTCTGTTTAATTTTATCAAATCAACTTATCGACTTTAATTAGTGTTACAATCACAATTTTCCATTTTGATCTGGGGTCAAAATATATAGTTCATTTGTTGATGTTTATGCTctcaaatcccaaattttaaattttaaatatagttTCTTGATAATGAGGACCAAATTAAAAGCAGTTACAGACTTAAATCTTTAACTGATGATTTGATTGAAAAAGGAAATGTTATATATAGCTGATGTATGATCCCACTTTAATACATGTTAGAAGTCAGCATGTTTAGTTTATATGGACAGGCAAGGCAAGATGATGAGATGCTTTAGAGGCAACAAGGATgagattgagagagagagagcattaaTGAGAAATGGAGGAATGTTGTTAGAAAAGTCGATAGCCATTAATAATGGCAGAGGTAATCCTATCCGTTCATTTTCTATCCAAGAGATTAACAATGCAATAAATAACTATGATCCAAATCAAAGGTTTGTAATTGTAAGGGACGGAATATACGAAATGTATAAGCGTTTTCTGCAAGACCGCCCGGTAATCGTGAAAAAGTATGACAATAATGAAATTTTATTGGAGGGATCTATCAATGAGATAGTGTTTGCATCACAAATGAGTGCGCATAAAAATGTTCTCAAACTCTTAGGTTGCTGCTTGGAGTCCCCAATTCCTATTCTAGTTTTTGAACATGCGGAGATGGGAATTCTTGATCATTACATTTTTAAATATGTTGAAGATTTGCGACCTTTATCATGGAAGAATAGGTTGAAGATTGCAGTTGATGTGGCTAATGTGATTGCTTATCTTCACACTGCATTCCCAAGGCCTATTGTTCATAGAGGTATCAACCCCAGAAATATCCTGCTGGATGAAGACTACAGGGCCA
This region includes:
- the LOC131169022 gene encoding serine/threonine-protein kinase ZRK1-like isoform X2; this encodes MNKQSKLLFHLHTDKREEGEKIILLILHLNLLAGQQHSAALCLSQGLEKIWEKLIRCKLQSACLVYMDRQGKMMRCFRGNKDEIERERALMRNGGMLLEKSIAINNGRGNPIRSFSIQEINNAINNYDPNQRFVIVRDGIYEMYKRFLQDRPVIVKKYDNNEILLEGSINEIVFASQMSAHKNVLKLLGCCLESPIPILVFEHAEMGILDHYIFKYVEDLRPLSWKNRLKIAVDVANVIAYLHTAFPRPIVHRGINPRNILLDEDYRAKLSDFSSSISIPEGKTHIVTEPLIGTRGYVAPEYFFEGKFSEQLDVFSFGVLMLELLTGKRTFEPLDYGHLDLPFVEIFEKCMEENEKLDKLMDPIIIEEGTWSGKEQQLKAYARLALQCMCERSENRPEITEVGKQLRQIYQSLISSC
- the LOC131169022 gene encoding serine/threonine-protein kinase ZRK1-like isoform X1; the encoded protein is MNKQSKLLFHLHTDKREEGEKIILLILHLNLLAGQQHSAALCLSQGLEKIWEKLIRCKLQKSACLVYMDRQGKMMRCFRGNKDEIERERALMRNGGMLLEKSIAINNGRGNPIRSFSIQEINNAINNYDPNQRFVIVRDGIYEMYKRFLQDRPVIVKKYDNNEILLEGSINEIVFASQMSAHKNVLKLLGCCLESPIPILVFEHAEMGILDHYIFKYVEDLRPLSWKNRLKIAVDVANVIAYLHTAFPRPIVHRGINPRNILLDEDYRAKLSDFSSSISIPEGKTHIVTEPLIGTRGYVAPEYFFEGKFSEQLDVFSFGVLMLELLTGKRTFEPLDYGHLDLPFVEIFEKCMEENEKLDKLMDPIIIEEGTWSGKEQQLKAYARLALQCMCERSENRPEITEVGKQLRQIYQSLISSC
- the LOC131169022 gene encoding serine/threonine-protein kinase ZRK1-like isoform X3 → MDRQGKMMRCFRGNKDEIERERALMRNGGMLLEKSIAINNGRGNPIRSFSIQEINNAINNYDPNQRFVIVRDGIYEMYKRFLQDRPVIVKKYDNNEILLEGSINEIVFASQMSAHKNVLKLLGCCLESPIPILVFEHAEMGILDHYIFKYVEDLRPLSWKNRLKIAVDVANVIAYLHTAFPRPIVHRGINPRNILLDEDYRAKLSDFSSSISIPEGKTHIVTEPLIGTRGYVAPEYFFEGKFSEQLDVFSFGVLMLELLTGKRTFEPLDYGHLDLPFVEIFEKCMEENEKLDKLMDPIIIEEGTWSGKEQQLKAYARLALQCMCERSENRPEITEVGKQLRQIYQSLISSC
- the LOC131169022 gene encoding serine/threonine-protein kinase ZRK1-like isoform X4 — encoded protein: MMRCFRGNKDEIERERALMRNGGMLLEKSIAINNGRGNPIRSFSIQEINNAINNYDPNQRFVIVRDGIYEMYKRFLQDRPVIVKKYDNNEILLEGSINEIVFASQMSAHKNVLKLLGCCLESPIPILVFEHAEMGILDHYIFKYVEDLRPLSWKNRLKIAVDVANVIAYLHTAFPRPIVHRGINPRNILLDEDYRAKLSDFSSSISIPEGKTHIVTEPLIGTRGYVAPEYFFEGKFSEQLDVFSFGVLMLELLTGKRTFEPLDYGHLDLPFVEIFEKCMEENEKLDKLMDPIIIEEGTWSGKEQQLKAYARLALQCMCERSENRPEITEVGKQLRQIYQSLISSC